A single window of Methanobacterium sp. DNA harbors:
- a CDS encoding DUF998 domain-containing protein — translation MKILKGSIFRPEKDYYKIAGILLMVSGIQFLMAVSLAETQYPGYSTATNTLSSLGGTLPPVEPSATIFNLSIFLLGTLALGSVYLILKSGGCPLFSTFLLLTGVGAVGVGLFPSYSPVEHTLFTFITFFFGSLAVLFSHRLGLNIHMVILSMIMGIVPMGIIIGTLIFGFDNAIIRSLGLGGAERLLAYPLLLYIIALGGYLSSRGEDWVKI, via the coding sequence ATGAAAATTCTCAAAGGCAGTATTTTCCGTCCAGAAAAGGATTACTACAAAATTGCTGGCATCTTGTTAATGGTGTCCGGTATACAATTTCTCATGGCAGTTTCCCTGGCTGAAACCCAGTACCCAGGATACAGCACTGCTACCAATACCCTCAGCTCTCTTGGTGGAACTTTACCTCCTGTGGAGCCTTCGGCTACAATATTCAATCTCAGCATATTTTTACTGGGAACACTGGCCCTCGGATCTGTTTATTTAATCCTGAAAAGTGGTGGTTGCCCACTTTTCTCTACTTTTCTATTACTTACTGGAGTTGGTGCAGTGGGAGTGGGTTTGTTCCCTTCTTACTCTCCAGTAGAACATACCCTTTTCACTTTCATAACATTCTTTTTCGGAAGTTTAGCAGTTCTTTTTTCTCACCGTCTGGGTTTGAATATTCATATGGTGATCTTATCTATGATAATGGGCATTGTACCTATGGGAATTATTATTGGAACCTTAATATTCGGATTTGATAATGCCATTATCAGAAGTCTTGGCCTTGGGGGTGCTGAACGTTTGCTTGCCTATCCACTGCTCCTGTATATCATTGCACTAGGAGGGTACTTATCCAGCAGGGGTGAAGACTGGGTGAAAATATAG